In Ailuropoda melanoleuca isolate Jingjing chromosome 7, ASM200744v2, whole genome shotgun sequence, one genomic interval encodes:
- the RANBP6 gene encoding ran-binding protein 6 isoform X1, with protein MAAAGSAGVPAAVSGKQEFYQLLKNLINPSCMVRRQAEEIYENIPGLCKTTFLLDAVRNRRAGYEVRQMAAALLRRLLSSGFEEVYPNLPSDVQRDVKIELILAVKLETHASMRKKLCDIFAVLARNLIDEDGTNHWPEGLKFLIDSIYSKNVVLWEVALHVFWHFPGIFGNQERHDLDIIKRLLDQCIQDQEHPAIRTLSARAAAAFVLANENNIALFKDFADLLPGILQAVNDSCYQDDDSVLESLVEIADTVPKYLGPYLEDTLQLSLKLCGDSRLSNLQRQLALEIIVTLSETATPMLKKHTNIIAQAVPHILAMMVDLQDDEDWVNADEMEEDDFDSNAVAAESALDRLACGLGGKLVLPMTKEHIMQMLQSPDWKYRHAGLMALSAIGEGCHQQMESILDETVNSVLLFLQDPHPRVRAAACTTLGQMATDFAPNFQKKFHETVIAALLRTMENQGNQRVQSHAASALIIFIEDCPKALLVLYLDSMVRNLHSILVIKLQELIRNGTKLALEQLVTTIASVADTIEEKFLPYYDIFMPSLKHIVELAVQKELKLLKGKTIECISHVGLAVGKEKFMQDSSNVMQLLLKTQSDLSNMEDDDPQTSYMVSAWARMCKILGNDFQQYLPLVIEPLIKTASAKPDVALLDTQDVENMSDDDGWQFVNLGDQQSFGIKTSGLEAKATACQMLVYYAKELREGFVEYTEQVVKLMVPLLKFYFHDNVRVAAAESMPFLLECARIHGPEYLAQMWQFICDPLIKAIGTEPDTDVLSEIMNSFAKSIEVMGDGCLNDEHLEELGEILKAKLEGHFKNQELRQVKRQEENYDQQVEMSLQDEDECDVYILTKVSDILHSLFSTYKEKILPWFEQLLPLIVNLICSSRPWPDRQWGLCIFDDIIEHCSPTSFKYVEYFRWPMLLNMRDNNPEVRQAAAYGLGVMAQFGGDDYRSLCSEAVPLLVKVIKCANSKTKKNVIATENCISAVGKILRFKPNCVNVDEVLPHWLSWLPLHEDKEEAIQTLSFLCDLIESNHPVVLGPNNSNLPQIISIIAEGKINETVNYGDPCAKRLANVVRQVQTSEELWLECISQLDDVQQEALQGLLNFA; from the coding sequence ATGGCGGCGGCCGGGTCTGCAGGGGTACCGGCCGCCGTGTCGGGAAAGCAAGAGTTTTACCAGCTTCTGAAGAACCTGATCAATCCAAGCTGTATGGTGCGGAGACAGGCAGAGGAAATCTATGAAAATATCCCAGGTCTGTGTAAGACTACATTCCTCTTAGATGCTGTCAGGAATAGAAGAGCAGGTTATGAGGTGAGACAAATGGCTGCCGCACTGCTACGACGGCTTTTGTCCTCTGGGTTTGAGGAAGTCTATCCAAATCTGCCTTCTGATGTTCAGAGGGACGTCAAGATTGAACTGATACTGGCTGTTAAGTTAGAAACACATGCTAGCATGAGGAAAAAACTTTGTGATATTTTTGCAGTGCTGGCCAGGAATCTGATAGATGAGGATGGCACTAACCACTGGCCCGAAGGTTTGAAGTTCCTTATTGATTCAATCTACtctaaaaatgtagttttatgGGAAGTCGCACTTCATGTTTTCTGGCACTTTCCTGGGATTTTTGGGAACCAAGAGCGGCATGATTTGGATATCATCAAACGGTTGTTGGACCAGTGCATTCAAGATCAAGAGCATCCAGCAATCAGGACATTGTCTGCTAGAGCTGCAGCTGCATTTGTACTTGCTAATGAGAATAATATTGCTCTTTTCAAAGACTTTGCAGACTTGCTTCCTGGAATCTTACAGGCTGTGAATGACTCATGTTACCAGGATGATGATTCAGTGCTAGAATCCCTTGTTGAGATTGCAGATACTGTACCTAAATACCTGGGTCCTTATTTAGAAGATACTCTGCAGTTGAGTCTGAAGTTATGTGGAGACTCTAGACTTAGTAATCTGCAGCGCCAGCTGGCCCTTGAAATAATAGTGACCTTGTCTGAAACTGCAACCCCAATGTtgaaaaaacatacaaatataattgCACAGGCAGTTCCTCATATATTAGCAATGATGGTTGATCTACAAGATGATGAGGACTGGGTAAATGCTGATGAAATGGAAGAAGATGATTTTGACAGCAATGCAGTTGCTGCTGAGAGTGCACTAGACAGGCTGGCTTGTGGGCTCGGTGGAAAACTTGTTTTACCAATGACTAAGGAGCACATCATGCAGATGCTTCAGAGCCCTGACTGGAAATATCGACATGCTGGATTAATGGCCTTATCTGCCATTGGAGAAGGATGCCATCAGCAAATGGAATCAATTCTAGATGAAACAGTTAactctgttttgctttttcttcaggATCCTCACCCAAGAGTGAGGGCTGCAGCCTGTACTACACTTGGACAGATGGCTACAGATTTTGCACCTAACTTCCAAAAGAAATTCCATGAAACAGTGATTGCAGCTCTGTTGCGTACCATGGAAAATCAAGGTAATCAGCGTGTGCAATCACATGCAGCTTCagcacttattatttttattgaagactGCCCCAAAGCATTGCTAGTTCTATATTTGGATAGTATGGTGAGAAATCTACATTCCATCTTGGTGATTAAACTTCAAGAGTTGATTCGAAATGGAACTAAATTGGCCTTGGAACAGCTTGTGACAACCATTGCCTCAGTTGCAGatacaatagaagaaaaatttcttccaTATTATGATATATTTATGCCATCACTAAAGCACATTGTTGAACTTGCTGTTCAAAAGGAGCTCAAGCTTCTGAAAGGAAAAACTATTGAATGCATTAGCCATGTCGGTCTTGCTGTTGGGAAGGAAAAATTTATGCAAGATTCATCAAATGTTATGCAGCTGTTGTTGAAGACACAATCAGACTTAAGTAATATGGAAGATGATGACCCTCAGACATCTTACATGGTTTCAGCATGGGCTAGAATGTGTAAAATTCTtggaaatgattttcaacaaTACCTTCCACTAGTTATTGAGCCTCTTATTAAGACTGCTTCAGCTAAACCTGATGTTGCGCTCTTAGACACACAAGATGTGGAAAATATGAGTGATGATGATGGATGGCAATTTGTAAATCTTGGAGACCAGCAAAGTTTTGGAATTAAAACTTCAGGACTTGAAGCAAAAGCAACTGCTTGCCAGATGTTGGTTTACTATGCTAAGGAGTTAAGGGAAGGATTTGTGGAATATACAGAACAAGTTGTAAAGCTTATGGTTcctttattgaaattttatttccatgacaATGTTCGAGTGGCAGCAGCAGAGTCAATGCCTTTTCTCCTGGAATGTGCAAGAATTCATGGCCCAGAGTATCTTGCACAGATGTGGCAATTCATATGTGATCCCTTAATCAAGGCTATTGGGACTGAACCTGATACAGATGTACTCTCAGAAATAATGAATTCTTTTGCAAAGTCCATTGAAGTAATGGGAGATGGGTGCCTTAATGATGAACACTTGGAAGAACTAGGAGAAATATTGAAAGCAAAACTTGAGGGGCACTTTAAAAACCAAGAATTGAGACAGGttaaaagacaggaagaaaactaTGACCAACAGGTTGAAATGTCTCTCCAAGATGAGGATGAATGTGATGTTTATATTCTGACCAAAGTATCAGATATTTTGCACTCATTATTTAGTACTTATAAGGAAAAGATTTTACCGTGGTTTGAACAGCTGCTTCCATTAATTGTAAATCTGATTTGTTCAAGTAGGCCATGGCCAGACAGGCAGTGGGGATTGTGCATTTTTGATGATATTATAGAGCACTGCAGTCCAACCTCCTTTAAATACGTAGAATATTTTCGGTGGCCAATGCTACTAAATATGCGAGACAATAACCCTGAAGTCAGGCAAGCTGCCGCTTATGGCCTGGGTGTTATGGCACAGTTTGGTGGAGATGATTATCGTTCTTTATGTTCAGAAGCTGTTCCACTGCTGGTAAAAGTTATTAAGTGTGcaaattccaaaacaaaaaaaaatgtcattgctaCAGAGAACTGTATCTCAGCAGTTGGGAAGATTTTGAGGTTTAAGCCTAACTGTGTAAATGTAGATGAAGTTCTTCCACACTGGTTATCATGGCTTCCACTGCATGAGGATAAAGAGGAAGCTATTCAGACTTTGAGTTTTCTCTGTGACTTAATCGAAAGTAACCATCCAGTTGTACTTGGTCCAAATAATTCCAATCTTCCCCAAATAATCAGTATAattgcagaaggaaaaattaatgaGACTGTTAACTATGGAGATCCTTGTGCCAAACGCCTAGCTAATGTTGTGCGTCAGGTACAGACTTCTGAAGAATTATGGTTGGAATGCATATCCCAACTTGATGATGTGCAGCAGGAAGCTTTACAGGGGTTGCTAAATTTTGCTTGA
- the RANBP6 gene encoding ran-binding protein 6 isoform X2 yields MAAAGSAGVPAAVSGKQEFYQLLKNLINPSCMVRRQAEEIYENIPGSSPKSEGCSLYYTWTDGYRFCT; encoded by the exons ATGGCGGCGGCCGGGTCTGCAGGGGTACCGGCCGCCGTGTCGGGAAAGCAAGAGTTTTACCAGCTTCTGAAGAACCTGATCAATCCAAGCTGTATGGTGCGGAGACAGGCAGAGGAAATCTATGAAAATATCCCAG gATCCTCACCCAAGAGTGAGGGCTGCAGCCTGTACTACACTTGGACAGATGGCTACAGATTTTGCACCTAA